TTCATATCTGTATTCGCTTTAATTTAATTGTTCTTTTTTAGTATCAATATCATCTTCATCTCCCCAATCGTGATCGGTAACACCTACTATTCTTTCTTGAAGGGTCTGGAATATGATAAACAATACCGGTATCACCATTACACCTAATATGGTACCAACTAGCATACCGCCAATGGCTCCTGTACCAATAGCTCTGTTTCCAACGGCACCAGCACCAGTTGATATCATTAACGGAAATAATCCGAAAATAAAGGCGAACGATGTCATTAAAATTGGTCTAAAACGTGCTATGGCTCCGTCTAATGCCGACTGTAGTATTGTTTCTCCTTCTCGTCTTCGCTGTATGGCAAACTCCACGATTAAAATGGCATTTTTTGCCAGCAACCCAATCAGCATCACTAAGGTAATTTGTATATAAATGTTGTTACTAATACCAAATAAGTTTGCAAAGATTAATACTCCGGAAAGTCCTGCCGGTACAGATAATAAAACGGCAATAGGAAGTATAAAGCTCTCGTACTGTGCACACAATAGGAAATACACGAAGATGAAACACAGCATAAAAATGTAAACGGTTTGACTACCTGCGGAAATCTCTTCTCTAGTAATTCCAGAATATTCATATCCGTACCCTGTTGGTAAGGTTTCTGCCGCTACTTCTTCAATAGCGTTGATTGCATCACCAGAACTATAACCTGAGTTGGGAGCACCACTTATTTTTGCCGCTGTAAATAGATTAAAACGCGTTAAACTTTGTGGTCCGTAAACCCTTTCTAAGGTTACAAATTCGGTAATAGGTGCCATAACACCATTACCGTTTTTAACTTTTATGGCATTTAAACTCTCAAGGTTGGCTCTAAAGTTTGGTTCCCCCTGATAATACACACGATATTGCTTTCCAAATTTATTGAAATTAGAAGCATACACACCACTTAAGTAGCCTTGCATAACACCTAAAACACCTTCTACATCTAAACCTGCTAGCTTGGTTTTAGCAACATCTACTACAACTTCGTATTGTGGAAAAGTTGGATCGAACGTTGTACTGGCATATTGTATTTCTGGTCGTTGACTTAATGCTTCAATAAAATCTTGACTTACATCATAAAGGGCATCAACAGTACCACCGCTTTGGTCTTGTAATTGCACTTCAAAACCGTTACTTAAACCAAACCCTGTAACCGTTGGCGGAGCAAAAAATATCATATTAGCATCTTTTATAGATGCCGTTCTTGCGAACAACTGACCAATGATTTCCTGTACACTTTGTCCCTCTCCACTACGCTCATCCCAAGGTTTCAGTTTTAAAATAAACATACCATAATTAGACCCTGTACCACTTATAAATCCACGACCGGTAGATCTTAAATATGCGTTTACTTCTGGGATATCTTCAATAATTTTTTGTAGTTCATCTAAAACTTCATCGGTTCTTTCCATAGAGGATGCAGCAGGTAAACTAACATCGGCAAAAACAATACCCTGATCTTCATCGGGTACAAAGCCTGTTGCTGTTGTATTCATTAGATAAACAAATACACCAATAAATATAAAGATGACCCCAATGGCAATAGCTTTTTTACGAATTAAAAAGTTTAACGCATTCTTATATTTTGAGGTTGTTTTCTCAAACCCTACGTTAAATGCTACATAGAAACGTTGCACAAAACTTTTTGATTTATGCTCTTCGTGTGGTTTTAACAATAAGGCACATAAGGCCGGACTCAACGTCAATGCATTTACAGCCGATAATATAATGGCAATGGCTAGGGTAATACCAAATTGTTGGTAAAACACTCCAGATGATCCACTAATAAAGGTAACCGGAATAAATACGGCAGACATCACCAAGGTTATAGAAATAATAGCCCCAGAAATCTCGCTCATGGCATCTAAACTCGCCTTTCGGGCAGATTTATAACCCGAATCCAGTTTGGCGTGTACAGCCTCTACTACCACAATGGCATCATCTACCACAATACCAATAGCAAGCATTAAAGCAAATAGCGTTAACAGGTTAATGGTAAACCCAAATAAACTTAGGAAAAAGAAGGTTCCTACAATAGCCACAGGTACAGATATGGCAGGTATTAATGTAGAACGCCAATCTTGCAAGAAGATAAATACTACAATGAAAACCAATAAAAATGCTTCGATTAAAGTACTGATTACCTTTTCGATAGATGCATCTAAAAAGTCATTGGCATTTACCATTTCTGTGTAGGTTAACCCTTCAGGAAAGTTTTTAGAAGCTTCTTCTAAGGTTGCGATAGATTGCGCAACTACCTCTTGGGCATTTGAACCTGCAGATTGTGCAATGGCAACACCCGTACCAGGCTGACCTTTAATGGTGGTAATTGTGCTATAGGATTGTGAACCTAATTCTACTCTAGCTACATCTTTTAAACGTAGAATACGCCCGTCGTCCGTAGTTTTGATGATGATATCTTCAAATTCTTCGGCGTTTTGTAATTTACCTTTGTATTTTAAGGTATATTGATATGCTTGCGCCCCTTGTAAACCTAATTCTCCTGGTGCAGCTTCTAAGTTTTGATCATCAAGCGCTGTGGTAATATCAGAAGGAATTAACCCGTAATTCGCCATGATATTCGCCTTAAGCCAAATACGCATACTATATTCTCTAGAACTAAATGCCGATGCACTACCAACACCATCTATCCTTTTTAAAACAGGTATTAAATTAATTTCAGCGTAATTCTGAATAAATTCCTCGTCATATCTGCCATCTTCACTATACAACCCAAAAATAAATACATTACTACTTTGCTGTTTTTGTGTAGTAACACCCGATTGCGTAACTTCTGAAGGCAATAAGTTTGAAGCCGTAGAAACACTATTTTGAACATTTACCGCAGCGATATCAGGATCGGTACCTAATTCAAAATATACGGTTATACTTGCAGAACCACTAGTTGCAGTTGAGGTCATGTAGGTCATCCCTTCCACACCATTAATCGCTTCTTCCAATGGAACAATAACACTATTTAATACAGCTTCTGCATTTGCACCGTCATAAGTAGCAGAAACTTGTACCGTAGGTGGTGCAATATCTGGATATTGAGATATTGGTAATGTGGTAATTCCGATAATCCCTAAAATCAAAATGATAATAGAAATTACAGCCGAAAGAACCGGTCGTTTTATAAATTTATTAAACATAATTTCTATTATTTATTAGTTGGTAGTTGTTACTTTTTCTGTGATTTGCTGTAGCGCTTTTATCTCACTTTCGTTTACTTGAACTGGTTTTATTTCTTTACCACTAGATAAACCTGAAATGCCTTCAAGAACTACTTGATCACCAGCTTTAAGTCCGTCTGTAACAATATACGCCTGACCTGAATTTGTAGCGGTTACAGTAATTTTTTGGGATTGTACTTGCGACTGGTCGTTAACCAAATACACATATACACCACCTTGAATTTCGTAGGTAGCAGATTGCGGAACAAGAAAGGCATCTTCAATAGTTCTCGGAATTTGTATGGTTGCGCTGTTACCCGTTCTAAGTAGGTTGTCTGGATTGTCAAAAATAGCACGCACATTAAATGAACCTGTTTCTTCGTCTACTTGACCACTTACTGTTTGTATTTTTCCTTTTTGGTCAAAAGCGGTATAATCTGGAAGTAAAAGAGAAACTTCATCTAAACTCTTCAGCAAACCTGCCTTTGCAAATTCTAAATACGTTTTTTCATTGATTGAAAAATAAGCGTACACCTGTTTAATATTAGACACCGTGGTCAAAGGTTCAGAAATGCTACTACTTACCAAACTTCCTAATTTATAAGGTAACGAACCAATATAGCCCGAAACTGGAGCGGTAATTCTAGTGTAGTTATAATTAGTCTGTGCGTTGGAATAATTGGCTTGCGCCTGTTCTAAAGCTGCATTTGCTGCCGTAAGAGAGTTTTCGGCAGAGGTTAATTCAAACTTGCTAATAATTTCTCTTTCCACTAAAGGCTTTGCTTTTTCCACATCAACCTGAGCAGAACTAACATCTGCTTTTGCACTGCTAATCGCTGCCTTTGTACTTAAAAGATCTTGTTGATATTCGGGTGCATTCAATGAGAAAAGGAGTTGTCCTTTTTTTACATATTCGCCCTCATCCACATGTACTTTTTCTATAAAACCTTCAATTTTAGGGTAAATCTCTATGTTCTCTGTACCTTCAATAGTTACGGGAAATTCTCTGAAGATTTCTATGTCTTTTGAAGAAACGGTTAGTACTTCGTAATCGGTTACGGCATTTCCTTGTTCAGGCTTCTTTTCGCTGTTGCACGATGCAACTAATATGGCTAAGAACAAGCCATAGCAATAGGTCTGTATGTTGATATATTTAGTTTTCATTTATGTATTTATTTACTGGTTATTTTGAAGTAATTATGATTTACGGTTAAAATTTATTCTGTTAACAAT
The sequence above is a segment of the Maribacter dokdonensis DSW-8 genome. Coding sequences within it:
- a CDS encoding efflux RND transporter permease subunit; the encoded protein is MFNKFIKRPVLSAVISIIILILGIIGITTLPISQYPDIAPPTVQVSATYDGANAEAVLNSVIVPLEEAINGVEGMTYMTSTATSGSASITVYFELGTDPDIAAVNVQNSVSTASNLLPSEVTQSGVTTQKQQSSNVFIFGLYSEDGRYDEEFIQNYAEINLIPVLKRIDGVGSASAFSSREYSMRIWLKANIMANYGLIPSDITTALDDQNLEAAPGELGLQGAQAYQYTLKYKGKLQNAEEFEDIIIKTTDDGRILRLKDVARVELGSQSYSTITTIKGQPGTGVAIAQSAGSNAQEVVAQSIATLEEASKNFPEGLTYTEMVNANDFLDASIEKVISTLIEAFLLVFIVVFIFLQDWRSTLIPAISVPVAIVGTFFFLSLFGFTINLLTLFALMLAIGIVVDDAIVVVEAVHAKLDSGYKSARKASLDAMSEISGAIISITLVMSAVFIPVTFISGSSGVFYQQFGITLAIAIILSAVNALTLSPALCALLLKPHEEHKSKSFVQRFYVAFNVGFEKTTSKYKNALNFLIRKKAIAIGVIFIFIGVFVYLMNTTATGFVPDEDQGIVFADVSLPAASSMERTDEVLDELQKIIEDIPEVNAYLRSTGRGFISGTGSNYGMFILKLKPWDERSGEGQSVQEIIGQLFARTASIKDANMIFFAPPTVTGFGLSNGFEVQLQDQSGGTVDALYDVSQDFIEALSQRPEIQYASTTFDPTFPQYEVVVDVAKTKLAGLDVEGVLGVMQGYLSGVYASNFNKFGKQYRVYYQGEPNFRANLESLNAIKVKNGNGVMAPITEFVTLERVYGPQSLTRFNLFTAAKISGAPNSGYSSGDAINAIEEVAAETLPTGYGYEYSGITREEISAGSQTVYIFMLCFIFVYFLLCAQYESFILPIAVLLSVPAGLSGVLIFANLFGISNNIYIQITLVMLIGLLAKNAILIVEFAIQRRREGETILQSALDGAIARFRPILMTSFAFIFGLFPLMISTGAGAVGNRAIGTGAIGGMLVGTILGVMVIPVLFIIFQTLQERIVGVTDHDWGDEDDIDTKKEQLN
- a CDS encoding efflux RND transporter periplasmic adaptor subunit; protein product: MKTKYINIQTYCYGLFLAILVASCNSEKKPEQGNAVTDYEVLTVSSKDIEIFREFPVTIEGTENIEIYPKIEGFIEKVHVDEGEYVKKGQLLFSLNAPEYQQDLLSTKAAISSAKADVSSAQVDVEKAKPLVEREIISKFELTSAENSLTAANAALEQAQANYSNAQTNYNYTRITAPVSGYIGSLPYKLGSLVSSSISEPLTTVSNIKQVYAYFSINEKTYLEFAKAGLLKSLDEVSLLLPDYTAFDQKGKIQTVSGQVDEETGSFNVRAIFDNPDNLLRTGNSATIQIPRTIEDAFLVPQSATYEIQGGVYVYLVNDQSQVQSQKITVTATNSGQAYIVTDGLKAGDQVVLEGISGLSSGKEIKPVQVNESEIKALQQITEKVTTTN